In Ruminococcaceae bacterium R-25, one genomic interval encodes:
- a CDS encoding chaperonin GroEL, which yields MAKDIKYAEDARKALEEGVNKVANTVKVTLGPKGRNVVLDKKYGAPLITNDGVTIAKEIELEDRYENAGAQLVKEVASKTNDVAGDGTTTATLLAQAIIREGMKNVAAGANPIILRKGISKAVDTAVAEILGKAKQVDGSKDIARVAAISAGDEEVGKMIAEAMEKVTSDGVITVEESKSMLTELSVVEGMQFDRGYISPYMATDTDKMETVFDEPYILITDKKISNIQDILPVIEPLAQSGKQLVIIAEDIEGDALATLIVNKLRGVFTCVGVKAPGFGDRRKAMLEDIAILTGGQVITSDLGLELKDTTLDQLGRAHQVKVNKDNTIIVDGEGEEGAVKSRVAQIKAQIEETKSDYDREKLQERLAKLSGGVAVIKVGAATETEMKERKLRIEDALNATKAAVEEGIVPGGGTAYVNALPAIAKLLDETEGDVKTGVKIVLRALEEPVRQIAANAGLDGSVICEKIKNSNPGTGYDALNDKYVDMFEAGIVDPAKVTRSALQNAASVSSTLLTTEAVVTDIPEKEAPAMPQQPMY from the coding sequence ATGGCAAAAGACATTAAGTACGCTGAGGACGCAAGAAAAGCTCTTGAAGAAGGCGTAAACAAGGTTGCAAATACCGTTAAGGTCACATTGGGACCTAAGGGAAGAAACGTTGTACTCGATAAGAAGTATGGCGCACCTCTTATCACAAACGACGGTGTTACGATCGCAAAAGAGATCGAATTAGAAGACCGTTATGAAAATGCAGGCGCTCAGCTCGTTAAGGAAGTTGCTTCCAAGACAAACGACGTAGCAGGTGACGGTACAACAACAGCTACACTCTTAGCACAGGCAATCATCCGTGAAGGTATGAAGAACGTTGCTGCAGGCGCTAACCCGATCATCTTGAGAAAAGGTATCTCCAAGGCTGTTGATACAGCAGTTGCTGAGATCCTCGGCAAGGCTAAGCAGGTTGACGGTTCCAAGGACATCGCACGTGTTGCTGCAATCTCCGCAGGTGATGAGGAAGTCGGCAAGATGATCGCTGAAGCTATGGAGAAGGTTACATCTGACGGCGTTATCACAGTTGAAGAGAGCAAGTCAATGCTCACAGAACTCTCTGTTGTTGAAGGTATGCAGTTCGACAGAGGTTATATCTCACCTTACATGGCAACAGATACAGATAAGATGGAGACTGTTTTCGACGAGCCTTACATTCTTATCACAGATAAGAAGATCTCCAACATCCAGGATATCCTTCCTGTAATCGAGCCTCTCGCACAGTCCGGCAAACAGCTCGTTATCATTGCTGAAGATATTGAGGGTGATGCTCTTGCAACACTCATCGTCAACAAGCTCAGAGGCGTATTCACATGCGTTGGTGTTAAGGCACCGGGCTTCGGCGACAGAAGAAAGGCTATGCTCGAAGATATCGCTATCCTTACAGGCGGTCAGGTAATCACATCTGACTTAGGTCTTGAGCTCAAGGATACGACTCTTGACCAGCTCGGCAGAGCTCACCAGGTTAAGGTAAACAAGGACAACACGATCATCGTTGACGGTGAAGGTGAAGAGGGCGCAGTTAAGTCACGTGTTGCTCAGATCAAGGCTCAGATCGAAGAGACAAAGTCCGATTACGACCGTGAGAAGCTCCAGGAGCGTCTCGCTAAGCTCTCAGGCGGTGTTGCTGTAATCAAGGTCGGCGCTGCTACAGAGACAGAGATGAAGGAAAGAAAGCTCAGAATCGAAGATGCTCTCAATGCAACAAAAGCTGCAGTTGAAGAAGGTATCGTTCCCGGCGGCGGAACAGCATATGTTAATGCTCTTCCTGCTATCGCTAAGCTCCTCGATGAGACGGAAGGCGATGTAAAGACAGGTGTTAAGATCGTTCTTCGTGCACTTGAGGAACCCGTTCGCCAGATCGCTGCAAACGCTGGTCTTGACGGCAGCGTAATCTGCGAGAAGATCAAGAACTCCAACCCCGGCACAGGTTACGATGCTTTGAACGACAAGTATGTTGACATGTTCGAAGCAGGTATCGTTGACCCTGCAAAGGTTACACGTTCTGCTCTCCAGAATGCCGCATCCGTATCTTCAACACTCCTTACAACAGAAGCTGTAGTAACAGATATTCCTGAGAAGGAAGCACCTGCTATGCCTCAGCAGCCGATGTATTAA
- a CDS encoding UDP-glucose 4-epimerase produces MSTVLVTGGNGYIGSHTVISLHENGYDVVIADNLSNSKMEVQNRLEKITGKRFKFYNVDCCDIDALRKVFEENKIDAVIHFAGLKAVGESVKIPLDYYSNNIGSMINVCRLMTEFGVNNLVFSSSATVYGSSEDVPFTEESPLGVCTNPYGWTKWMLEQILRDYAKSEPSKRICLLRYFNPVGAHESGLIGEDPRGIPNNLFPYISKVAGGTLECLTVFGTDYNTPDGTCLRDYIHVVDLAEGHVKAIKYLEKTDEPVCVFNLGTGKGTSVKEAVAAFEKACGHEIKHVFGPRRPGDIAVCYASTKKAEEVLGFKAQYGIDEMCSSCWKWQTMNPEGLKD; encoded by the coding sequence ATGTCTACAGTACTTGTTACCGGCGGAAACGGATATATCGGTTCACATACAGTTATTTCTCTTCACGAGAACGGTTACGACGTAGTGATCGCTGATAACCTCTCGAACAGCAAGATGGAGGTTCAGAACCGTCTTGAAAAGATTACCGGTAAGAGATTCAAGTTCTACAACGTTGACTGCTGCGATATAGATGCCTTAAGAAAGGTTTTCGAAGAGAACAAGATAGATGCAGTTATTCATTTCGCAGGCCTTAAAGCAGTCGGCGAATCAGTTAAGATACCTTTGGATTATTATTCAAACAATATCGGCAGCATGATAAACGTATGCCGCCTTATGACGGAATTCGGCGTAAACAACCTGGTATTCAGTTCTTCAGCAACCGTTTACGGTTCCAGCGAGGATGTTCCTTTTACGGAAGAGAGCCCTCTTGGCGTATGCACAAACCCTTACGGCTGGACAAAGTGGATGCTTGAGCAGATCTTAAGAGACTATGCTAAGTCAGAGCCTTCAAAGAGGATCTGCCTCTTAAGATATTTCAATCCTGTAGGAGCTCACGAGAGCGGCCTTATCGGTGAAGACCCGAGAGGAATCCCTAATAATCTTTTCCCTTATATTTCAAAGGTTGCAGGCGGCACATTAGAGTGCCTTACTGTTTTCGGAACAGATTACAACACACCTGACGGAACTTGCCTTAGAGACTACATCCACGTAGTAGACCTCGCAGAAGGCCACGTAAAAGCGATCAAGTACCTTGAAAAGACTGATGAGCCCGTCTGTGTATTTAATCTTGGTACAGGAAAGGGAACTTCAGTAAAAGAAGCAGTTGCTGCTTTCGAAAAAGCCTGCGGTCATGAGATCAAGCACGTTTTCGGTCCCAGAAGACCAGGCGATATTGCAGTCTGCTATGCTTCCACAAAGAAGGCAGAAGAAGTACTGGGCTTTAAGGCTCAATATGGAATCGATGAGATGTGCTCATCCTGCTGGAAGTGGCAGACAATGAATCCGGAAGGTCTTAAGGACTGA
- a CDS encoding signal transduction histidine kinase has product MTDKPAQAWFKSTKKPSKNKSAIRIPISLHFYAVEIVIIILAVFIINIYIQSIFKDYIKDQCNSRLDKAVESTQSLTQTFTLQLDPEDENADAAIREYLYNSIATSDNLSNQASIALYTLDERTGNFTVLWPNAYYSVSYTNTSKKVISKVIEENGYEALNKTQTIDLDGTIVYYRTVGFAPREQAHKDPANTDIQIGENNERSPIDELFSNYYLCVYVNSASYYSFMAANSLALVQAALLASIIAGILSILMTYPLIFSTQKLSRFAKRIAKGDFKPVRGHIVSKELSELGDVMNQMAYKLEESDIEQKTFFQNASHELRTPLMSIQGYAEGLKYGVFESDEERNNAIDVIIDETGRLSGLVENLLSISKMDMSRSGNYEVKKQTINARKICDLIIDKVRGNFIHEDKAIINDIKLKNAYIYGNENDLIRCLENIFSNCLRYCKTAVTFRSYKTENGDKVVFEISDDGPGIAPEVAEHLFERFSKGADGKHGIGLALALAIAEEHGGSVKAYNKEKGGACFVITIPTVQRREQLSKMNNDSTT; this is encoded by the coding sequence ATGACTGACAAGCCTGCTCAGGCATGGTTTAAATCAACAAAAAAGCCTTCAAAAAATAAATCGGCTATAAGAATACCGATCTCGCTGCACTTTTATGCGGTCGAGATCGTTATTATCATTTTGGCCGTTTTTATCATCAACATCTATATCCAGTCCATCTTCAAAGATTACATCAAGGATCAGTGCAACAGCCGTCTCGATAAAGCTGTTGAATCAACACAGAGCTTGACCCAGACATTTACATTGCAGCTCGACCCCGAAGACGAGAATGCCGATGCGGCAATAAGAGAATATCTTTATAATTCTATCGCAACTTCCGATAACCTCTCAAACCAGGCAAGCATCGCGCTTTACACTTTGGACGAGCGTACCGGGAACTTTACTGTCCTCTGGCCAAATGCTTATTATTCTGTTTCATATACAAATACTTCGAAAAAGGTTATCAGCAAAGTAATAGAAGAAAACGGCTATGAGGCTCTCAATAAGACTCAGACGATAGATCTGGACGGCACTATCGTTTATTACAGAACTGTTGGTTTTGCACCAAGAGAACAGGCACATAAAGATCCCGCAAATACGGATATTCAGATCGGCGAAAACAACGAACGGTCTCCTATCGATGAATTGTTCTCAAATTACTATCTCTGCGTCTATGTAAACTCCGCATCCTACTATTCATTCATGGCGGCTAACTCACTTGCGCTCGTTCAGGCTGCCCTTCTTGCGAGCATTATCGCAGGTATCTTGAGTATCCTGATGACATATCCTCTCATCTTCTCTACCCAGAAGCTCTCAAGGTTTGCTAAACGAATCGCAAAGGGAGACTTTAAACCCGTAAGGGGACACATCGTCAGTAAAGAGCTCTCGGAATTGGGAGACGTAATGAATCAGATGGCCTACAAGCTCGAAGAATCTGATATAGAACAGAAGACATTCTTCCAAAACGCTTCACACGAACTTAGAACTCCACTGATGTCTATCCAGGGTTACGCCGAAGGTCTTAAATACGGTGTTTTCGAAAGTGACGAGGAAAGAAATAACGCTATTGACGTCATTATAGATGAGACCGGGAGATTGTCAGGACTAGTTGAAAACCTCCTCTCAATCTCCAAGATGGACATGAGCAGGAGCGGAAACTATGAAGTCAAAAAGCAGACGATCAACGCAAGGAAAATTTGCGATCTTATAATCGATAAGGTCAGAGGCAACTTCATTCACGAAGACAAGGCCATCATCAATGATATCAAGCTTAAGAACGCATATATCTACGGCAACGAGAATGACCTCATAAGATGTCTCGAAAACATCTTCTCCAACTGTTTAAGATACTGCAAGACGGCAGTTACTTTCAGATCTTATAAGACCGAAAACGGAGATAAAGTCGTATTTGAGATCTCAGATGACGGCCCGGGTATTGCTCCGGAAGTCGCAGAACACCTTTTCGAGCGTTTCTCAAAAGGCGCAGACGGTAAGCACGGTATCGGTCTTGCACTGGCATTGGCAATCGCCGAAGAACACGGCGGCTCCGTAAAAGCTTATAACAAAGAAAAAGGCGGCGCGTGCTTTGTGATAACGATCCCGACAGTACAGCGCCGTGAACAGCTGTCAAAGATGAATAACGACAGTACTACTTAA
- a CDS encoding tryptophan synthase beta chain → MSEIPYKIYLSEKEIPTAWYNVRADMKNKPAPLLNPGTGEPLKAEDLYPIFCEELSKQEMNNTDPWIDIPGEIVDFYKMYRPSPLVRAYCLEKELGTPAHIYYKFEGNNTSGSHKLNSAIAQAYYAKKQGLKGVTTETGAGQWGTALSMSTAYFGLDCQVYMVKVSYEQKPFRREVMRTYGATVTPSPSMTTNVGRKINEQFPGTDGSLGCAISEAVEAATSQEGYRYVLGSVLSQVLLHQSVIGLETKAALDKYGIKVDTIIGCAGGGSNLGGLISPFVGEMLRGEAKYDIIAVEPASCPSLTRGSYVYDFCDTGRVCPLAKMYTLGSNFMPAPNHAGGLRYHGMSSIVSQLYDDGYLRATSVKQTDVFAAAEKFARVEGILPAPESSHAIKVAIDEALKCKETGEAKNIVFGLTGTGYFDLVAYQKYNDGVMDDYIPTDDDIAKSLSQCPKIG, encoded by the coding sequence ATGTCTGAGATTCCTTATAAGATTTACCTGTCAGAGAAGGAGATACCTACAGCTTGGTATAACGTCCGTGCTGACATGAAGAATAAGCCCGCACCGCTTCTTAATCCGGGTACAGGCGAGCCTTTAAAGGCGGAAGATCTTTATCCCATCTTCTGTGAAGAGCTTTCCAAGCAGGAAATGAACAATACTGATCCCTGGATCGATATCCCCGGTGAGATCGTTGATTTCTATAAGATGTACAGACCTTCTCCGCTCGTAAGAGCATACTGCCTTGAGAAGGAACTCGGAACTCCCGCACACATCTACTACAAATTCGAAGGCAACAACACTTCCGGTTCACATAAGCTCAATTCTGCTATCGCTCAGGCTTATTACGCTAAGAAGCAGGGCCTCAAGGGTGTTACTACAGAGACAGGTGCAGGCCAGTGGGGTACAGCTCTTTCAATGTCCACAGCTTACTTCGGACTTGACTGCCAGGTTTACATGGTTAAGGTATCCTACGAGCAGAAGCCTTTCAGACGTGAAGTCATGAGAACTTATGGTGCTACAGTTACACCTTCTCCTTCAATGACTACAAACGTAGGCCGCAAGATCAATGAGCAGTTCCCCGGAACAGACGGTTCTTTGGGCTGTGCTATCTCTGAGGCTGTTGAAGCTGCAACATCGCAGGAAGGCTACAGATATGTATTAGGTTCTGTTTTGAGCCAGGTATTGCTCCACCAGTCAGTTATCGGTCTTGAGACAAAAGCTGCACTTGATAAGTACGGCATCAAGGTTGACACGATCATCGGCTGCGCAGGCGGTGGATCCAACCTCGGTGGTTTGATCTCACCCTTCGTTGGCGAGATGCTCAGAGGCGAAGCTAAGTATGACATCATTGCAGTTGAGCCTGCTTCATGTCCTTCACTTACAAGAGGTTCTTATGTTTACGACTTCTGCGACACAGGCCGCGTTTGCCCTCTCGCAAAGATGTATACATTGGGTTCCAACTTCATGCCCGCACCTAACCACGCAGGCGGCTTAAGATATCACGGTATGAGCTCTATCGTTTCACAGCTCTATGATGACGGATATCTCAGAGCTACATCAGTTAAGCAGACTGACGTATTCGCAGCTGCAGAGAAGTTTGCAAGAGTTGAGGGTATCCTTCCTGCACCTGAGAGTTCACACGCAATCAAGGTTGCTATCGACGAAGCTCTTAAGTGCAAAGAGACAGGCGAAGCAAAGAACATCGTATTCGGTCTTACAGGTACAGGTTATTTCGACCTCGTTGCTTACCAGAAGTACAACGACGGCGTTATGGATGACTACATTCCTACAGACGACGATATCGCTAAGTCTCTTTCTCAGTGCCCGAAGATCGGCTGA
- a CDS encoding LytR family transcriptional attenuator, whose translation MDNRNKNVRSHSDAEAFQYGFSKDVTRNKAKTNRKTKKLNHMKIRVVGGVIAGLLGVLVGLALFGLWYKDYLLNQITYETTDSNQIATIIDENGETVVLNEVMESTKFTYVQDTPVKNFLLIGIDSRSSKYSKDGKGDRSDVIVVMSIDSNKGTIKLVSIARDSYAYFPGYSKPHKINAAMSYGGPTLLQATVENCLRIKIDGYAYVNFSHMANIIDAVGGVYVNMTSGEKKVANQYIRELSKTAALITDTGNETWLNGTQAVAYARVRYVGNGDYERMERQVEVLRSVMKQYMKLSAAKKLACMDDVLGAIVTNIDKKDVEKYAMDFLPSLKKAEMQYLQLPIDGCLNQGTYGGEWSMRVNWNAMIPYVQEFFYGEKYDFDPVKLPPKAPELSSCKTDIPLEKLIH comes from the coding sequence ATGGATAATCGTAATAAAAATGTGAGAAGTCATTCTGATGCAGAAGCATTCCAGTATGGCTTTTCCAAAGATGTAACAAGAAATAAAGCAAAAACAAATCGCAAGACCAAAAAGCTCAATCACATGAAGATCCGAGTGGTAGGCGGCGTTATCGCCGGCCTTTTGGGCGTTCTTGTCGGTCTCGCATTATTCGGTCTCTGGTATAAAGATTATCTTTTAAACCAGATCACATATGAGACGACAGATTCAAACCAGATCGCAACTATCATTGACGAAAACGGCGAGACTGTTGTTTTAAATGAAGTAATGGAATCTACAAAATTCACTTATGTTCAGGATACTCCGGTTAAGAACTTCCTCCTGATAGGTATCGACAGCAGAAGCAGTAAGTACAGTAAAGACGGAAAAGGTGACAGATCCGACGTTATCGTTGTAATGTCCATTGATTCCAATAAGGGTACGATCAAGCTCGTTTCTATCGCAAGAGACTCTTATGCTTATTTCCCGGGCTACTCAAAGCCTCATAAGATCAATGCTGCGATGTCTTACGGCGGACCTACATTATTGCAGGCCACTGTCGAAAACTGCTTGAGGATCAAGATCGACGGCTATGCATATGTTAATTTCAGCCATATGGCCAACATAATTGATGCTGTCGGCGGAGTTTATGTAAACATGACATCCGGCGAAAAGAAGGTCGCAAACCAGTATATACGTGAACTTTCAAAGACAGCTGCGCTCATCACCGATACAGGCAATGAGACTTGGCTCAACGGAACTCAAGCAGTTGCCTATGCCAGGGTCAGATATGTCGGTAACGGTGACTACGAACGTATGGAAAGACAGGTCGAAGTCTTAAGGAGCGTCATGAAACAGTACATGAAGCTGTCAGCTGCTAAAAAGCTCGCCTGCATGGATGATGTTCTTGGCGCCATAGTAACCAATATCGATAAAAAAGATGTTGAGAAGTATGCAATGGATTTCCTTCCTTCTTTGAAAAAGGCTGAGATGCAGTATCTCCAACTCCCGATCGACGGATGCCTTAACCAGGGTACCTATGGCGGCGAGTGGAGCATGCGTGTCAACTGGAATGCTATGATCCCTTATGTTCAGGAATTCTTCTATGGCGAGAAGTATGATTTTGACCCTGTAAAACTACCGCCGAAAGCACCTGAATTAAGTAGTTGCAAGACGGATATACCACTCGAAAAACTCATTCACTAG
- a CDS encoding DNA-binding response OmpR family regulator produces MNKLIYIADDDDNIRNLLKTFLEREGFHVTGFPTGDKLFEVFSNSPADLIILDVMMPGHDGFFILKEIRKTSNVPIIMLTAKDSDTDYIQGLDMGSDDYFTKPFSPIKLVSKVKSILKRQEEITGKTGDKPDNDAVYEFADIIINRKTKETTMQGKPLPLTPNEYQLLTYLISNRDRAVSRAELLDKIWGYETQVETRVADDTVKRLRKKISKSDAKISTIWGYGFRLVDRTTEEADDEDDGDNQD; encoded by the coding sequence ATGAACAAACTTATTTATATCGCTGACGATGACGATAATATCAGAAACCTGCTTAAGACATTCTTAGAAAGAGAAGGATTCCACGTAACAGGCTTCCCCACAGGCGATAAGCTTTTCGAAGTATTTTCAAACTCGCCCGCAGATCTCATCATCCTTGACGTAATGATGCCCGGTCACGACGGTTTCTTCATTCTTAAGGAGATCCGTAAGACATCTAATGTTCCGATCATCATGCTCACGGCTAAGGACAGCGACACCGACTATATCCAGGGTCTTGATATGGGCAGTGATGACTATTTCACAAAACCCTTCTCACCTATCAAGCTCGTTTCGAAGGTTAAATCCATCCTCAAGAGACAGGAAGAGATCACTGGCAAGACCGGTGATAAACCTGATAATGATGCCGTTTACGAATTTGCCGACATCATCATCAACAGAAAAACCAAAGAGACAACAATGCAGGGCAAGCCCCTCCCTCTTACACCTAATGAATACCAGCTCCTCACTTACCTTATCTCAAACAGGGACAGAGCTGTATCGAGAGCTGAGCTGCTTGACAAGATCTGGGGTTATGAGACTCAGGTCGAAACCAGAGTTGCTGACGACACCGTTAAAAGATTAAGGAAGAAAATTTCAAAGTCAGATGCTAAAATATCTACTATCTGGGGTTACGGCTTCAGACTCGTAGACAGAACAACCGAAGAAGCAGATGACGAAGACGACGGAGACAATCAGGACTAA
- a CDS encoding acyl-ACP thioesterase-like protein, whose translation MSEVVKFTDMEAYCKATECGIGDKLYCSTLIGDLQEAAERSSYALGYGTDFLKDNEICWIILKMRLHFTELPSWHETFRIRTWANYLDKFYFGRDFEIYSSDNRLIGMATSVWILADWNTHRPVIANKRPELPPPLIQDPKLVFGEKCPKIRFPDRNEVAGESDKPVIIKYADFNELDRNRHVNNSRYTAWAYDALFKCGYDVTLIEDLVINYNSEVKAGEKVELFISEKDGKLTVFGYKNIDTKVFAVEITMRSV comes from the coding sequence ATGAGTGAGGTCGTAAAGTTCACTGATATGGAGGCTTATTGCAAGGCTACCGAATGCGGTATCGGCGATAAGCTCTATTGCTCCACATTGATCGGTGATCTGCAGGAGGCCGCCGAGAGAAGTTCTTATGCGCTCGGCTATGGCACTGATTTCCTTAAAGATAATGAGATCTGCTGGATCATATTGAAGATGAGGCTCCATTTTACTGAGCTTCCGTCCTGGCATGAGACATTCAGGATCAGGACTTGGGCAAATTATTTAGATAAGTTCTATTTCGGCCGTGATTTTGAGATCTATTCGAGTGATAACAGGCTCATCGGCATGGCAACTTCCGTTTGGATCCTTGCTGACTGGAATACGCACAGGCCCGTTATCGCCAATAAGCGTCCGGAACTTCCGCCGCCGCTTATTCAGGATCCGAAGCTCGTATTCGGTGAAAAGTGCCCCAAGATAAGATTTCCTGACAGAAATGAAGTTGCAGGTGAGTCCGACAAGCCTGTGATCATCAAATATGCTGATTTCAACGAACTTGACCGCAACAGGCATGTAAATAATTCCAGATATACAGCCTGGGCTTACGACGCGCTGTTTAAGTGCGGCTATGACGTGACTCTTATTGAGGATCTCGTGATAAATTACAACAGCGAGGTCAAGGCAGGGGAGAAGGTCGAACTTTTCATTTCGGAAAAGGACGGCAAACTCACTGTTTTCGGCTATAAGAACATTGATACCAAGGTGTTTGCCGTTGAAATAACCATGAGAAGCGTCTAA
- a CDS encoding ABC-2 type transport system permease protein, which translates to MTAIFKREFLSYFRSPVGYVAIALFSFLSGFIFYSQFAVGTVDIASEVITLRSFFVVIVPIITMGLLSEDKKRGTDILYYTTPVNLFNVVIGKVLSAFALYAIMFINVIIHIIVTVCCGGVFGVGAVGTIIVFFFMAFMYIAIGLFASAITDSQIVSAIVAFIIILVTQILGTIGDYLGNAFTSVFSGLNSKFAYAVGNAISKAITWLDPFLKTQDFRLGIFSVSSLIFLVSVGILFLYLTFRVLDKKRWSQN; encoded by the coding sequence ATGACAGCTATCTTTAAGAGAGAATTCTTATCCTACTTCAGATCTCCTGTCGGATATGTGGCAATCGCTTTATTCTCATTCCTTTCAGGTTTCATTTTCTATTCCCAGTTCGCAGTAGGAACTGTAGACATTGCGAGCGAAGTAATTACGCTCAGAAGCTTTTTTGTAGTTATAGTTCCGATCATTACGATGGGACTTCTTTCCGAGGATAAGAAGAGGGGAACGGATATCCTGTATTACACGACACCCGTTAATCTCTTTAACGTGGTTATCGGCAAGGTCCTCTCAGCATTCGCTTTATATGCGATTATGTTCATCAATGTTATTATTCACATCATCGTTACTGTCTGCTGCGGCGGCGTGTTCGGTGTTGGTGCTGTAGGAACTATCATCGTATTCTTCTTTATGGCTTTTATGTATATCGCTATCGGTCTTTTTGCTTCTGCAATAACAGACAGCCAGATCGTTTCCGCTATCGTTGCGTTCATCATTATTCTTGTTACTCAGATACTGGGTACTATCGGTGATTATCTCGGTAATGCTTTTACTTCTGTCTTTTCAGGTCTTAATTCCAAGTTCGCGTATGCAGTAGGAAATGCGATTTCAAAAGCCATTACATGGCTTGATCCATTCTTGAAGACTCAGGATTTTCGCTTGGGAATATTCTCCGTTTCTTCTCTCATTTTCCTCGTTTCTGTTGGTATCCTGTTCCTCTATCTGACATTCAGGGTGCTTGATAAGAAGCGCTGGAGCCAGAATTGA
- a CDS encoding ABC-2 type transport system ATP-binding protein, with product MIEINNLVKRYGDKNAVKGISFTVNDGEVLGFLGPNGAGKTTTMNIITGYLSSTSGSVKVNGHDILEEPELAKKEIGYLPENPPLYTDMTVKEYLNFICDLKGVAKETRKNQLENIVAMVKISDVYGRLIGNLSKGYKQRVGIAQALVGNPSILILDEPTVGLDPNQIIEIRRLIKALSKNHSVIISSHILSEIQEIADRVVIINRGKIAAIDTISDLSKRLSGQSKLLLTFRGPVKDAITKIRTVRGISSAVSRVVDSKFSQVEITIAASDTTDTRIAIFDLMAREGWPILEFRSLDPSLEEVFLSITSGKGGVKS from the coding sequence ATGATCGAGATTAACAATCTTGTGAAGAGATATGGCGACAAAAACGCGGTTAAAGGCATCTCTTTCACAGTAAATGATGGCGAAGTCCTCGGCTTCCTGGGACCTAACGGTGCAGGCAAGACCACAACGATGAATATCATTACCGGATATCTTTCATCTACTTCCGGTAGTGTAAAAGTAAATGGTCACGATATCCTTGAAGAACCTGAACTGGCGAAAAAAGAGATCGGATACCTTCCTGAGAATCCGCCTCTTTATACCGACATGACCGTTAAGGAGTATTTGAATTTCATCTGCGATCTTAAGGGTGTTGCCAAGGAAACGCGCAAGAATCAGCTCGAAAATATCGTTGCCATGGTTAAGATCTCAGATGTCTATGGCAGACTTATCGGAAACCTCTCAAAGGGTTATAAGCAGAGAGTCGGTATTGCCCAGGCTCTGGTCGGCAATCCGTCGATCCTTATCCTTGACGAACCTACAGTAGGTCTTGACCCTAACCAGATCATTGAGATCAGAAGACTCATCAAAGCACTTTCAAAGAATCATTCTGTAATCATCAGCTCACACATTCTTTCTGAGATCCAGGAGATTGCTGACAGAGTTGTTATCATCAACAGGGGCAAGATCGCTGCTATTGATACGATCAGTGACCTTTCAAAGAGACTTTCTGGCCAGTCAAAGCTGCTTTTGACATTCAGAGGTCCTGTAAAAGATGCTATTACCAAGATACGCACTGTCAGAGGCATAAGTTCTGCTGTATCGAGAGTAGTAGACAGCAAGTTCTCACAGGTAGAGATTACGATTGCAGCCAGTGATACGACTGACACGAGAATTGCTATTTTCGACTTAATGGCCAGGGAAGGATGGCCGATTTTAGAATTCCGTTCATTGGATCCTTCTCTTGAAGAAGTCTTCCTCAGCATTACTTCAGGCAAAGGAGGCGTTAAGTCATGA
- a CDS encoding chaperonin GroES — MTIKPLADKVVVKKLQAEETTKSGIILSSGAQQKPQIAEIIAVGPGGIVEGNEIKMEVKVGEKVIIRDYAGTNVKLDGEEYIIVRQDDIAAIVED; from the coding sequence ATGACAATTAAGCCCTTAGCAGATAAGGTAGTAGTAAAGAAACTTCAGGCTGAAGAGACAACAAAGAGCGGCATTATCCTGTCCTCCGGTGCTCAGCAGAAGCCTCAGATCGCAGAGATCATTGCAGTAGGTCCTGGCGGAATCGTAGAAGGCAATGAGATAAAGATGGAAGTCAAAGTAGGCGAGAAGGTAATCATCCGTGATTATGCCGGCACAAACGTTAAGCTCGACGGCGAAGAGTACATCATCGTACGCCAGGATGACATCGCTGCTATCGTTGAAGATTGA